The following proteins are co-located in the Paralichthys olivaceus isolate ysfri-2021 chromosome 2, ASM2471397v2, whole genome shotgun sequence genome:
- the prok2 gene encoding prokineticin-2 — translation MSLEATCLFCLSRLHMQRRPSASASLLLFLAGTGAQRKLFIMRSYVLLLLTLLLVSHGSSAVITGACEKDSQCGGGMCCAVSLWISSLRMCTPMGNEGHDCHPMSHKVPFFGKRLHHTCPCLPNLSCITLEDGRSKCLSPYQYPDYYL, via the exons ATGAGTTTGGAGGCCACTTGTCTCTTCTGTCTGTCACGTCTGCACATGCAGCGGCGTCCATCAGCCTCAGCATCCTTACTTCTCTTCCTGGCGGGTACAGGAGCGCAGAGAAAGCTCTTCATCATGAGGTCCTACGTCCTACTGCTCCTCACCCTGTTGTTGGTGTCCCATGGATCCTCAGCCGTCATCACAGGG gcCTGTGAGAAGGACTCTCAGTGTGGAGGAGGGATGTGTTGTGCTGTGAGTTTATGGATCAGCAGCCTGCGTATGTGCACGCCCATGGGAAATGAGGGACACGACTGTCACCCCATGAGCCACAAG GTTCCTTTCTTTGGCAAAAGACTCCACCACACCTGCCCCTGTCTGCCCAACCTGTCGTGTATCACCTTAGAGGACGGCAGATCCAAATGTCTCTCACCGTACCAGTATCCAGACTACTACCTCTGA